A single window of Nocardia higoensis DNA harbors:
- a CDS encoding ATP-binding protein, producing the protein MNLDIAVLLPWILAPVLVLAVAVYATLAIRKERARVAELTREHTARDEALERFASQTVPSITEAVRRRENPSVNVEVPVTLQDSRFAQILNWTGERYADGLRLVQVETADRVNAEAETRIRQAVAEAEDGVRASAREATNGAVRSFGTAVVSLGADVSQVVSMALRQHRGDDVYATLTHIDHTVQQMIRQAQSYVIVCGGLPGRRWPAQVLTDIVGGATGRVRDYLRVRANQSDRVVISRAVEPLVHTMATLLDNALRYSPPTSFVDVTFQEGHHGVTIIVDDAGVRMNSEQMEEARQVLAGERTVDVQQLGPSPKVGFPGIAALARRYGFTVYIDGPNAYGGMRAMVYIPEALLQPRKPADTAESDQPIREVIEEVAPEREPVAVAAAPRHDQGEEKQFAVHEITQGGLPKRRRRAVAPVAGARPRRSDAEGTPGRPDIAAAWHAGSKSGRAAATDHTEGTTP; encoded by the coding sequence ATGAATTTGGATATCGCCGTATTACTTCCGTGGATTCTGGCCCCCGTCCTTGTCCTTGCGGTGGCCGTATACGCCACGCTCGCGATCCGCAAGGAACGCGCCCGCGTCGCGGAGCTCACTCGCGAGCACACCGCGCGCGACGAGGCATTGGAGCGCTTCGCCTCGCAGACCGTCCCGTCGATCACCGAGGCTGTGCGGCGCCGGGAGAATCCGAGTGTGAACGTCGAAGTTCCTGTCACGCTGCAGGACTCGCGTTTCGCTCAGATACTGAACTGGACCGGTGAGCGCTACGCCGACGGACTGCGGCTGGTGCAGGTCGAAACGGCCGACCGGGTGAACGCCGAGGCCGAGACACGCATCAGGCAAGCGGTCGCCGAGGCCGAGGACGGGGTACGCGCCTCGGCCCGTGAGGCGACCAACGGCGCGGTGCGCTCGTTCGGCACCGCCGTGGTCAGTCTGGGCGCGGACGTCAGCCAGGTGGTCAGCATGGCGCTGCGCCAGCATCGTGGCGACGACGTGTACGCCACACTCACCCATATCGATCACACCGTGCAGCAGATGATCCGCCAGGCGCAGTCCTACGTGATCGTCTGTGGCGGTCTGCCCGGCAGACGCTGGCCCGCTCAGGTGCTCACCGACATCGTCGGCGGCGCCACCGGGCGCGTCCGCGACTATCTGCGGGTGCGGGCCAATCAGTCCGATCGCGTCGTCATCAGTCGCGCGGTCGAGCCGCTGGTGCACACCATGGCGACGCTGCTGGACAACGCCCTGCGCTACTCGCCGCCGACCTCGTTCGTGGACGTGACCTTCCAGGAAGGCCACCACGGCGTCACGATCATCGTCGACGACGCGGGCGTGCGGATGAACTCCGAGCAGATGGAAGAGGCCAGGCAGGTGCTGGCCGGTGAGCGCACCGTCGACGTCCAGCAACTCGGTCCCTCGCCCAAGGTCGGCTTCCCCGGCATCGCGGCGCTGGCGCGTCGCTACGGATTCACCGTCTACATCGACGGCCCGAACGCCTACGGCGGCATGCGGGCCATGGTGTACATCCCCGAGGCGCTGCTGCAGCCGCGTAAACCGGCCGACACGGCCGAGTCGGACCAGCCGATCCGCGAGGTGATCGAGGAAGTGGCGCCGGAACGTGAACCGGTCGCGGTCGCCGCGGCGCCACGTCATGACCAAGGGGAGGAGAAGCAGTTCGCCGTGCATGAGATCACTCAAGGCGGGCTGCCGAAGCGGCGGCGCAGGGCCGTCGCACCTGTGGCCGGTGCGCGCCCGCGCCGGTCCGATGCCGAGGGGACGCCGGGACGGCCGGATATCGCAGCGGCCTGGCACGCCGGTTCCAAGAGCGGTCGCGCAGCAGCGACCGACCACACGGAAGGGACGACACCTTGA
- a CDS encoding serine/threonine-protein kinase — MNGTMFGRYRLLAQLGAGGMGQVYRAHDTDTDRVVALKVLPPELAHDEVFRERFRREAQVTARLTEPHVIPIHGFGEIAGRLYLDMRLVEGVDLAALMTGGRPIPAPRAVSLLSQVAGALDAAHAVGLVHRDVKPSNILVTTGDFAYLIDFGIARTGTQSGLTSTGSTIGTFAYMAPERLSHGIVDARADVYALACVLYECLTGGKPFPGEGVERQITAHLTEAPPRPSAYGVPAVFDTVIATGLAKDPATRYPTAGALMAAARAALYGDSTLVAPRPNDTTVVRPVPSAAPVADRRGRRGTAVRAGVGAVVLVVVLVAVALVVVLPGRGADQASGGASATELAAGSGESTPTGDYGGSGSARSDAPEATTSAPTSGAGGIAGTAQRLADTAARLTDYVRAHYADLPGDPGAAWSRLTVRYQGEIGGYAAYREFWETVASTTIDEVSADPDTDTVTFRLSLTYEDGRSGSETRLIQLVPTGQSYQIDSAELA, encoded by the coding sequence GTGAACGGGACCATGTTCGGCCGCTACCGGCTGCTCGCCCAACTCGGCGCGGGTGGCATGGGGCAGGTCTACCGCGCCCACGACACCGACACCGATCGGGTCGTCGCGCTGAAAGTGCTGCCTCCAGAACTCGCACACGATGAGGTTTTTCGTGAGCGATTCCGCAGGGAAGCCCAGGTGACCGCGCGGCTCACCGAACCGCACGTCATCCCGATCCACGGGTTCGGCGAGATCGCGGGCAGGCTGTATCTGGACATGCGCCTGGTCGAGGGTGTCGACCTGGCCGCGCTGATGACAGGCGGGAGGCCGATCCCCGCGCCGCGAGCGGTGTCGCTGCTGAGCCAGGTGGCGGGCGCGCTCGACGCGGCACATGCCGTCGGTCTGGTGCACCGCGATGTCAAGCCGTCCAACATCTTGGTCACGACCGGCGACTTCGCCTATCTGATCGACTTCGGCATCGCCCGCACGGGCACGCAGTCGGGCCTGACCTCGACCGGATCGACCATCGGCACCTTCGCCTACATGGCGCCGGAGCGGCTTTCGCACGGCATCGTCGACGCGCGCGCGGACGTCTACGCGCTGGCCTGCGTGCTGTACGAATGCCTCACCGGCGGCAAGCCGTTCCCGGGTGAGGGGGTCGAGCGCCAGATCACCGCGCACTTGACCGAGGCGCCGCCGCGACCTTCGGCATACGGGGTGCCCGCGGTTTTCGACACCGTGATCGCCACGGGCCTGGCGAAGGATCCCGCCACCCGCTATCCCACCGCGGGCGCGCTGATGGCGGCCGCCCGCGCGGCGCTGTACGGCGACTCCACGCTTGTCGCGCCGCGTCCGAACGACACCACGGTCGTGCGTCCTGTTCCGTCCGCCGCCCCGGTTGCGGACCGCCGCGGACGGCGCGGTACGGCCGTCCGGGCCGGGGTCGGCGCCGTCGTGCTGGTGGTGGTTCTCGTGGCCGTGGCGCTGGTGGTGGTGCTGCCGGGCCGCGGCGCGGACCAGGCGAGCGGGGGTGCCTCGGCTACCGAACTCGCCGCCGGCAGCGGGGAATCCACACCGACCGGCGATTACGGCGGCTCGGGGTCCGCGCGCTCCGACGCCCCGGAGGCGACGACATCCGCGCCCACATCCGGTGCCGGGGGAATCGCGGGGACGGCGCAGCGGCTCGCGGACACCGCCGCGCGGCTGACCGACTACGTGCGCGCGCACTACGCGGACCTGCCGGGCGATCCGGGCGCCGCGTGGTCGCGGCTGACCGTGCGCTACCAGGGCGAGATCGGCGGCTACGCGGCCTACCGTGAGTTCTGGGAGACCGTCGCCTCCACGACCATCGACGAGGTGAGCGCCGATCCGGACACCGACACCGTCACCTTCCGGCTCAGCCTGACCTACGAAGACGGCCGTTCCGGGTCCGAAACCCGCCTCATCCAATTGGTGCCGACGGGGCAGAGCTACCAGATCGACAGCGCCGAACTGGCCTGA
- a CDS encoding GTP-binding protein gives MVSGLSRPDRVVEYVPETVTRSVKLLVAGNFGVGKTTFVNSISEIRPLRTEETITEASIGVDDMAGLPGKTQTTVAMDFGRITLNPTLALYLFGTPGQKRFVPLWEELARGALGALVLVDTRRIEKSDEVLSVLEERGVPYSVAVNQFDDARAYPLEEVRDALDLSPDTPLTKLDARHRGTCLQSLITLVEYLFHRVEAPV, from the coding sequence ATGGTCTCCGGGCTCTCCCGGCCTGATCGTGTGGTCGAATATGTGCCGGAGACGGTGACCCGATCGGTGAAATTGCTGGTGGCAGGCAACTTCGGTGTCGGCAAGACCACCTTCGTGAACAGCATCTCCGAGATCAGGCCGCTGCGCACCGAGGAAACGATCACCGAGGCCAGCATCGGCGTCGACGACATGGCCGGTCTGCCGGGCAAGACGCAGACCACCGTGGCGATGGACTTCGGGCGCATCACCCTGAATCCGACGCTGGCCTTGTATCTGTTCGGCACGCCGGGGCAGAAGCGGTTCGTGCCGCTGTGGGAGGAGCTGGCCCGTGGTGCGCTCGGCGCGCTGGTGTTGGTGGACACCCGGCGCATCGAGAAGTCCGACGAGGTCTTGTCGGTGCTCGAGGAACGGGGTGTGCCGTACTCGGTGGCGGTCAACCAGTTCGACGACGCCCGCGCCTACCCGCTCGAGGAAGTGCGTGACGCGCTCGACCTCTCGCCGGACACCCCGCTGACGAAACTCGATGCCCGGCATCGGGGGACGTGCCTGCAGTCGCTGATCACGTTGGTGGAATACCTGTTCCACCGCGTCGAAGCGCCGGTCTGA
- a CDS encoding DUF742 domain-containing protein, with translation MSRHRRDPDLVRAYVRTGGRSRPTRDLDLVTLVVAASDPPTGASPDVRRVMSLCSRRGALSIAELAAYLDMPPSVVKIVVSDLLDGGNLSTPTPAELLPEISLLEEVLNGLRALPA, from the coding sequence ATGAGCAGGCACCGCCGCGACCCCGACCTCGTTCGGGCCTATGTGCGCACGGGCGGTCGTTCCCGACCCACCCGCGACCTGGATCTGGTGACCCTGGTCGTGGCCGCGTCCGACCCGCCCACCGGTGCGAGTCCCGACGTCCGCAGGGTGATGAGTCTGTGTAGTCGCCGCGGCGCCCTGTCCATCGCGGAATTGGCCGCATACCTGGACATGCCGCCGTCCGTGGTGAAGATCGTGGTGTCCGATCTGCTCGACGGCGGCAATCTCAGCACTCCCACTCCGGCAGAACTGTTGCCGGAGATCTCCCTGTTGGAGGAGGTACTCAATGGTCTCCGGGCTCTCCCGGCCTGA
- a CDS encoding TIGR03557 family F420-dependent LLM class oxidoreductase, protein MPIGYKLAAEGYGPNDLVRQAVAAERAGFDFVEISDHFHPWLDNQGHSPFAWSVLGAIAARTERIGLATGVTCPTLRYHPAVVAQAAATTALLCDGRFVLGVGSGERLNEHVVGREFPDSVRVRHEMLREALDIIRLLWRGGYRSYEGTYLRLSDARIFDLPAEPPIIAVAAGGPEAARLAASHGDGLFATEPNADLVREYHEHGGAGPRYAEIPVAWAPDESQGARAALETTRWALTGWKVMSELPNPVNFAAASATVREDDIREHFTCGSDPDRYVDAVRSYTDAGFDHLVLQNAGPDPFGFIDFYGSTLRDTLHASSARSTRDS, encoded by the coding sequence ATGCCCATCGGATACAAACTGGCGGCCGAGGGCTACGGCCCGAACGATCTCGTCCGGCAGGCCGTGGCCGCCGAGCGGGCCGGTTTCGACTTCGTGGAGATCAGCGACCACTTCCATCCCTGGCTCGACAACCAGGGGCACTCGCCGTTCGCCTGGAGCGTGCTCGGGGCCATCGCGGCGCGTACGGAGCGGATCGGCCTGGCCACCGGGGTCACCTGTCCGACGCTGCGCTATCACCCCGCGGTCGTGGCCCAGGCCGCGGCGACGACGGCGCTGCTCTGCGACGGAAGGTTCGTCCTCGGCGTCGGTTCCGGTGAACGGCTCAACGAGCATGTGGTCGGTCGGGAGTTCCCGGATTCGGTGCGGGTGCGCCACGAGATGCTGCGCGAAGCGTTGGACATCATCCGATTGCTGTGGCGCGGCGGCTACCGGTCCTACGAGGGCACCTATCTGCGGCTCTCGGACGCGCGGATCTTCGACCTGCCCGCGGAACCGCCGATCATCGCCGTCGCCGCGGGTGGGCCGGAGGCGGCGCGCCTGGCCGCGAGCCACGGCGACGGGCTGTTCGCGACCGAACCGAATGCCGATCTCGTGCGTGAATACCACGAGCACGGCGGCGCCGGGCCCCGCTACGCGGAGATTCCGGTGGCGTGGGCGCCCGACGAGAGCCAGGGGGCTCGGGCGGCGCTGGAGACGACGCGATGGGCGCTGACCGGGTGGAAGGTGATGAGTGAGCTACCCAATCCGGTCAACTTCGCCGCCGCGAGCGCGACGGTGCGCGAGGACGACATCCGCGAGCACTTCACCTGTGGCTCGGATCCCGACCGCTATGTCGACGCGGTCCGTTCCTACACCGACGCGGGGTTCGACCACCTCGTCCTGCAGAACGCGGGCCCGGACCCGTTCGGCTTCATCGACTTCTACGGCTCCACCCTGCGCGACACGCTGCACGCGTCCTCGGCCCGCAGCACGCGCGACAGCTGA
- a CDS encoding LppA family lipoprotein translates to MIERCRRVVSLTAAAWLATGCTILLGEPPPPPSAEEIAAASEKIAALPRSAEAAQSLREAMIRIAAAASAIEPRLVWSWGEPGGEGPCTEEYASIGGVRVTLPRFVADGPIPPAAWPAFRETARAVAAAAGAEVMQPDSSSPENHYVDFEGTDGTLLGNRTTLSVYTDHSSTTVTATTGCRLP, encoded by the coding sequence ATGATCGAGCGCTGTCGTCGCGTGGTCTCGCTCACCGCCGCCGCGTGGCTGGCCACCGGCTGCACGATCCTGCTCGGCGAACCGCCACCGCCGCCGTCCGCGGAGGAGATCGCCGCCGCTTCCGAAAAGATCGCCGCGCTACCGCGTTCGGCCGAGGCCGCGCAATCGCTGCGCGAGGCGATGATCCGGATCGCCGCGGCCGCGTCGGCGATCGAGCCGCGGCTGGTCTGGTCGTGGGGAGAGCCGGGCGGCGAAGGGCCGTGCACCGAGGAGTACGCGAGCATCGGCGGGGTTCGTGTCACACTCCCCCGCTTTGTCGCCGACGGCCCGATACCGCCCGCGGCGTGGCCCGCGTTCCGGGAGACCGCACGCGCTGTCGCCGCCGCCGCGGGCGCCGAGGTCATGCAGCCCGACTCCAGCTCCCCCGAGAACCACTATGTCGACTTCGAAGGCACGGACGGCACCCTTCTCGGCAACCGGACGACTCTGTCGGTCTACACCGACCATTCCTCCACCACCGTCACCGCCACCACCGGCTGCCGGCTTCCCTGA
- a CDS encoding roadblock/LC7 domain-containing protein, with translation MGSTNTAVSDSSNKLGWLLEDLSIPGVRFAVLLSDDGLRIAHSSGIVRDDAERFAAAASGLRSLGKALGEFCGGPDSGVRQNMTEYDDGMIFITAAGESTLLGVSTTNDIDVSLVAHRMNELAGRVGHELGSQPRQRPDSDLS, from the coding sequence ATGGGCTCGACGAATACTGCCGTTAGCGACAGCAGCAACAAATTGGGGTGGTTACTCGAGGATCTGAGCATTCCCGGGGTGCGTTTCGCTGTCTTGCTCTCCGACGACGGCCTGCGCATCGCCCACTCCTCGGGCATCGTGCGCGACGATGCCGAACGTTTCGCGGCCGCGGCCTCGGGTCTGCGCTCGCTGGGCAAGGCCCTCGGCGAGTTCTGCGGCGGCCCGGACAGCGGTGTGCGCCAGAACATGACAGAGTACGACGACGGGATGATCTTCATCACCGCCGCGGGGGAGAGCACCCTGTTGGGTGTCTCGACCACGAACGACATCGATGTCAGCTTGGTCGCGCATCGGATGAACGAGCTGGCCGGCCGGGTGGGCCATGAGCTCGGTAGCCAGCCGCGGCAGAGGCCGGACAGCGACCTGTCATGA
- a CDS encoding LLM class flavin-dependent oxidoreductase has protein sequence MQFGIFSVGDVTTDPTTGRTPSEGERIKAMVRIAQKAEEVGLDVFATGEHHNPPFVPSSPTTMLGYIAATTERIQLSTATTLITTNDPVKIAEDFAMLQHLADGRVDLMLGRGNTGPVYPWFGKDIRDGIALAVENYHLLYRLWREDVVTWEGRFRTPLQSFTSTPRPLDGVPPFVWHGSIRSPEIAEQAAFYGDGFFANNIFWPKEHFQRLIELYRQRYEHHGHGSADQAVVGLGGQVFMRHNSQDAVREFRPYFDNAPVYGHGPSLEEFTEQTPLTVGSPQQVIDKTLTFRETFGDYQRQLFLMDHAGLPLKTVLEQLDLLGEHVVPVLRREFAARRPAHVPAAPTHASLSATRSGTVAAHP, from the coding sequence GTGCAGTTCGGAATCTTCTCGGTCGGCGATGTCACCACCGACCCGACGACGGGTCGGACCCCCAGCGAGGGCGAGCGGATCAAGGCCATGGTGCGCATCGCGCAGAAGGCCGAGGAAGTGGGTCTGGACGTCTTCGCCACCGGCGAGCATCACAACCCCCCGTTCGTGCCGTCCTCGCCGACCACCATGCTCGGTTACATAGCGGCTACCACCGAGCGCATCCAGCTGTCCACCGCGACCACCCTGATCACCACCAACGACCCGGTGAAGATCGCCGAGGATTTCGCGATGCTGCAGCACCTGGCCGACGGCCGCGTGGACCTGATGCTCGGCCGTGGCAACACCGGGCCGGTCTATCCCTGGTTCGGCAAGGACATCCGCGACGGCATCGCGCTGGCTGTCGAGAACTACCACCTGCTGTACCGGCTCTGGCGCGAAGATGTGGTGACCTGGGAGGGCCGCTTCCGTACCCCGCTGCAGTCGTTCACCTCGACTCCGCGCCCGCTCGACGGCGTGCCGCCGTTCGTCTGGCACGGCTCGATCCGCAGCCCGGAGATCGCCGAACAGGCCGCCTTCTACGGTGACGGCTTCTTCGCCAACAACATCTTCTGGCCCAAGGAGCACTTCCAGCGGCTGATCGAGTTGTACCGGCAGCGCTACGAACACCACGGTCACGGCTCCGCGGACCAAGCCGTCGTCGGACTGGGCGGGCAGGTGTTCATGCGTCACAACTCCCAGGACGCGGTGCGGGAGTTCCGGCCCTACTTCGACAACGCCCCCGTATACGGCCACGGGCCCTCGCTCGAGGAGTTCACCGAGCAGACGCCGCTGACCGTCGGAAGCCCGCAGCAGGTGATCGACAAGACGCTCACCTTCCGCGAAACCTTCGGCGACTACCAGCGTCAGCTGTTCCTCATGGATCACGCGGGCCTGCCGCTGAAAACGGTCCTGGAACAACTGGACCTGCTCGGCGAGCACGTCGTGCCGGTGCTGCGCAGGGAATTCGCCGCTCGGCGTCCCGCGCACGTGCCCGCCGCGCCGACGCACGCCTCGCTGTCGGCCACGCGGAGCGGGACCGTGGCCGCGCATCCGTGA
- a CDS encoding proline dehydrogenase family protein — MRRGFTRLIRPALLGAAASPRVEHTVTSMRATRALVDRFVAGTTETDALTAATALLTSGRWITVDHLGEYTTDLGQARDTVEHYLRLIAVLAELPAAREPGNVRPLEVSMKLSALGQALPGDGDRIALDHAREICASATDTGIAVTVDAEDHTTTDSTLAIVRELRAEFPSVGTVLQAYLKRTEADCREFAGPGSRIRLCKGAYREPASVAFQRPAEVDDSYLRCLRVLMSGSGYPMVATHDPAMIAAAGRYAEETQRGPSDFEFQMLFGIREAEQSRLAAAGHRMRVYVPYGDQWYGYFMRRLAERPANLTFFLRALAGRERT, encoded by the coding sequence CTGAGACGCGGCTTCACCCGGCTGATCCGCCCCGCCTTGCTGGGCGCCGCGGCCTCGCCGCGAGTGGAGCACACGGTGACCTCGATGCGGGCCACCCGGGCACTCGTGGACCGTTTCGTCGCGGGCACCACCGAAACCGACGCCCTCACCGCCGCCACCGCACTGCTGACCTCCGGCCGCTGGATCACCGTCGATCACCTCGGCGAATACACCACCGACCTCGGCCAGGCCCGCGACACCGTCGAGCACTACCTGCGACTGATCGCCGTGCTGGCCGAACTCCCGGCCGCGCGCGAGCCGGGCAATGTCCGCCCGCTGGAAGTCTCGATGAAGTTGTCGGCCCTCGGCCAGGCCCTGCCCGGCGACGGCGACCGGATCGCCCTCGACCACGCCCGCGAGATCTGCGCGAGTGCCACCGATACCGGCATCGCGGTCACCGTCGACGCCGAGGATCACACCACCACCGATTCCACACTGGCGATCGTGCGCGAGCTGCGTGCCGAATTCCCCTCGGTGGGCACGGTGTTACAGGCCTACCTGAAGCGCACCGAGGCGGATTGCCGAGAGTTCGCCGGTCCTGGTTCGCGCATCCGATTGTGCAAGGGTGCCTATCGTGAACCGGCGTCGGTCGCCTTCCAGCGCCCGGCCGAGGTCGACGACTCCTACCTGCGTTGTCTGCGTGTGCTGATGAGCGGCAGCGGTTACCCGATGGTCGCCACCCACGATCCCGCCATGATCGCCGCGGCCGGTCGGTACGCCGAGGAAACCCAGCGCGGACCCTCGGATTTCGAATTCCAGATGCTCTTCGGCATCCGCGAGGCCGAGCAGTCCCGGCTGGCCGCCGCGGGCCACCGGATGCGGGTCTACGTCCCCTACGGCGACCAGTGGTACGGCTACTTCATGCGCAGACTCGCCGAACGTCCCGCGAATCTGACCTTCTTCCTGCGCGCGCTCGCCGGCCGCGAGCGCACCTGA
- a CDS encoding GAF domain-containing protein, translating into MFDARVLPLDATGGAGPERDSSVPQRAARNIARLLPGHPLVGITAWGNDGLEVLGWSNRLAEELEHAQSRCPDTPALDVVRTGHPILVGDLVAERRWDQFCERLLARGMRSLYCQPLVAEAQLLGLLTLYSEREDAFLPRP; encoded by the coding sequence ATGTTCGACGCTCGCGTCCTGCCTCTCGACGCGACCGGCGGCGCCGGTCCGGAACGCGACTCGTCCGTCCCGCAACGTGCGGCGCGCAATATCGCGCGCCTGCTGCCCGGTCATCCGCTGGTCGGAATCACGGCCTGGGGAAACGACGGTCTGGAAGTGCTCGGCTGGTCGAACCGGCTGGCCGAGGAACTCGAACATGCTCAGTCGAGGTGCCCTGATACGCCGGCCCTCGACGTCGTTCGCACCGGACATCCGATCCTGGTCGGCGATCTGGTCGCGGAACGGCGTTGGGACCAATTCTGTGAACGACTGCTCGCGCGCGGAATGCGCTCGCTGTATTGCCAGCCGCTGGTGGCCGAGGCTCAATTGCTGGGACTGCTCACGCTCTACTCGGAGCGCGAAGACGCTTTCCTGCCCCGGCCCTGA
- a CDS encoding DHA2 family efflux MFS transporter permease subunit gives MTEPPHTPATSPGSPSDKLDKGVLKIAGVVVIGAIMSILDVTVVTVALPTFITEFETTYAIAAWTMTGYTLALATVIPLTGWAADRFGTKRLYLTALVLFVLGSLLCSVAWSIETLIAFRILQGLGGGMLMPLGMTIMTHAAGPQRIGQVMAVLGVPMLLGPIGGPILGGWLIDAFSWHWIFLINLPIGVVALTLAAIVLPPDRPEPSESFDFIGMLLASPGLALFLYGVSTIPEVGTFVDKKVIIPIVIGVALLVGFVLHALRTTHPLIDLSLFKNRALTFAVLTMTMFAIAFFGAGLLLPSYLQQVRGESAMAAGLLMAPQGIGAMLTMPIAGRLVDRMGPGKIVMTGLAIISVSMVFFIQLTDTTNYVAMCAALFVMGLGMGCTMMPTMTAAIQTLTHQQVARGSTLMNIINQSAGSIGTAIMSVVLSNEIADRVTAAGPPGPAAAAEAFSNTYLVALVFAVLTLIPAYFLPRTRPVVKDADPALMVH, from the coding sequence GTGACTGAACCTCCACATACGCCGGCGACCTCGCCCGGCTCCCCTTCGGACAAGCTCGACAAGGGCGTGCTGAAGATCGCGGGCGTCGTCGTGATCGGCGCGATCATGTCGATTCTCGACGTGACCGTCGTGACCGTCGCGCTCCCGACGTTCATCACGGAATTCGAGACCACCTACGCCATCGCCGCGTGGACCATGACCGGCTACACGCTGGCGTTGGCCACCGTCATTCCGCTCACCGGCTGGGCCGCCGATCGGTTCGGCACCAAGCGGCTCTATCTGACCGCGCTCGTTCTGTTCGTGCTCGGCTCACTGCTGTGCAGCGTCGCGTGGAGCATCGAGACGCTGATCGCGTTCCGCATCCTGCAGGGGCTCGGCGGCGGCATGCTGATGCCGCTGGGCATGACGATCATGACCCACGCGGCGGGCCCGCAGCGGATCGGTCAGGTCATGGCGGTGCTCGGCGTGCCGATGCTACTCGGACCGATCGGCGGTCCGATTCTGGGCGGCTGGCTGATCGACGCGTTCAGTTGGCACTGGATCTTCCTGATCAACCTGCCGATCGGCGTGGTGGCCCTGACGCTGGCCGCCATCGTGCTGCCTCCGGACCGTCCCGAACCGAGCGAGTCCTTCGATTTCATCGGCATGCTGCTGGCCTCGCCGGGGCTGGCGCTGTTCCTCTACGGCGTGTCCACCATTCCCGAGGTCGGCACCTTCGTCGACAAGAAGGTGATCATTCCGATCGTGATCGGTGTGGCGCTGCTGGTCGGGTTCGTTCTGCACGCACTGCGCACCACCCACCCGCTCATCGATCTGTCGCTGTTCAAGAACCGGGCGCTGACCTTCGCGGTGCTGACGATGACGATGTTCGCCATCGCCTTCTTCGGTGCCGGCCTGCTGCTGCCGAGTTACCTGCAGCAGGTGCGCGGTGAGTCCGCGATGGCCGCCGGTCTGCTGATGGCGCCGCAGGGCATCGGCGCGATGCTGACCATGCCGATCGCGGGTCGGCTCGTCGACCGCATGGGTCCGGGCAAGATCGTGATGACAGGGCTGGCGATCATCTCGGTCTCCATGGTCTTCTTCATCCAGTTGACCGACACGACGAATTACGTGGCCATGTGCGCGGCATTGTTCGTCATGGGCCTGGGTATGGGCTGCACGATGATGCCGACCATGACCGCCGCGATCCAGACGCTGACCCACCAGCAGGTGGCGCGCGGTTCCACGTTGATGAACATCATCAACCAGAGCGCGGGTTCGATCGGCACCGCCATCATGTCGGTGGTGCTGTCCAACGAGATCGCCGACCGGGTGACCGCCGCCGGGCCGCCCGGACCGGCCGCCGCCGCCGAGGCGTTCAGCAACACTTATCTGGTGGCCCTGGTGTTCGCCGTGCTGACCCTGATCCCGGCGTACTTCCTGCCGCGCACCCGGCCCGTCGTCAAGGACGCCGATCCGGCGCTGATGGTGCACTGA
- a CDS encoding YceI family protein, with protein sequence MTSTTAKGLTAGTWVIDPAHSTVGFSVRHLMVSKVRGRFSDFDGKLVIGEDGSASADAAIRVNSLTTDNEQRDAHLRSADFFHAEDFPEMTFASTGFRVADGDFLVDGELTILGKPKPVSLNVEFLGVNPGMGNGPVAGFEASTTVSRREFGLDIDMPLPDGGVVIGDKITLTLEIELTQQS encoded by the coding sequence ATGACCAGCACCACCGCCAAGGGGCTCACTGCGGGCACCTGGGTCATCGACCCGGCCCACTCCACCGTCGGCTTCAGCGTCCGTCATCTGATGGTGAGCAAGGTGCGCGGCCGGTTCAGCGACTTCGACGGCAAACTCGTCATCGGTGAAGACGGCTCCGCCTCGGCCGACGCCGCCATCCGGGTGAACTCGCTGACCACCGACAACGAGCAGCGCGACGCGCACCTGCGTTCGGCGGACTTCTTCCATGCCGAGGACTTCCCCGAGATGACGTTCGCCTCGACCGGCTTCCGGGTCGCGGATGGGGATTTCCTGGTCGACGGCGAACTCACCATCCTGGGCAAGCCCAAGCCGGTTTCGCTGAATGTCGAATTCCTCGGCGTGAACCCGGGAATGGGTAACGGCCCGGTCGCCGGTTTCGAGGCGTCCACGACCGTGAGTCGCCGTGAGTTCGGTCTCGATATCGACATGCCGTTGCCCGACGGCGGTGTGGTGATCGGTGACAAGATCACCCTCACCCTCGAGATCGAGCTCACCCAGCAGAGCTGA